The following proteins are encoded in a genomic region of Streptomyces collinus Tu 365:
- a CDS encoding SEC-C domain-containing protein gives MRPDTPAENVDHTAEAARLERTAGLYPEDAEALLLRAAAHLELSGDRPAATTLYDRLLSSSDELEDPHLVRALKASNLWEYGHEAEARAIIDGVRMSAPRDAAPWVIVAESLEAHDELEAAEETFTEGARLLLPEGTEPPRATHPLLYGRHRVRRMRGLPHDDWDTLADTLHTSPVPLDELHDPKRVWSLGSDNPAELAAEISRLRAELGAYREALSRPFPVAVLHWPATELTELLSAYDALAAEYPSHETHLATIEASLRELASSGTANLGIVTGTVPSYEAFAASEGSSPSDPTLLPQYATTLAARGRAVAWPPQRGASCWCGSARTYGACHGTQEPVAGV, from the coding sequence ATGCGCCCCGACACGCCTGCCGAGAACGTCGACCACACCGCCGAAGCGGCACGCCTGGAGCGAACCGCCGGCCTGTACCCCGAGGACGCGGAGGCCCTGCTCCTGCGCGCCGCGGCCCACCTGGAGCTCTCCGGCGACCGCCCCGCCGCGACGACGCTCTACGACCGCCTGCTGTCGTCCTCGGACGAGCTGGAGGACCCCCACCTCGTCCGCGCCCTGAAGGCCTCGAACCTGTGGGAGTACGGCCACGAAGCGGAGGCACGGGCGATCATCGACGGCGTCCGCATGTCGGCGCCGCGCGATGCGGCCCCGTGGGTGATCGTGGCGGAGTCCCTGGAGGCGCACGACGAGCTGGAGGCCGCGGAGGAGACCTTCACGGAGGGAGCCCGCCTGCTCCTGCCGGAGGGCACGGAACCGCCGCGCGCCACCCACCCGCTCCTGTACGGCCGCCACCGCGTGCGCCGCATGCGGGGCCTGCCCCACGACGACTGGGACACCCTGGCGGACACCCTCCACACCTCCCCCGTGCCGCTGGACGAACTCCACGACCCCAAGCGGGTGTGGTCCCTGGGCTCGGACAACCCGGCGGAACTGGCGGCGGAGATCTCCCGCCTCCGCGCCGAACTCGGCGCCTACCGGGAGGCGCTGTCCCGCCCGTTCCCGGTGGCCGTCCTGCACTGGCCGGCCACCGAACTGACGGAACTGCTCTCGGCCTACGACGCCCTGGCGGCGGAGTACCCCTCCCACGAGACGCACCTGGCGACCATAGAGGCGTCCCTGCGCGAACTGGCGTCCTCCGGTACCGCGAACCTGGGCATCGTCACCGGCACGGTCCCGTCCTACGAGGCGTTCGCGGCCTCGGAGGGCTCGAGCCCGTCCGACCCGACCCTCCTGCCCCAGTACGCCACGACCCTGGCGGCCCGGGGCCGCGCGGTGGCGTGGCCGCCGCAGCGCGGGGCCTCGTGCTGGTGCGGCTCGGCCCGGACGTACGGCGCCTGCCACGGAACGCAGGAGCCCGTCGCGGGCGTCTGA
- a CDS encoding endo-beta-1,6-galactanase: MIRRRTLLAAAGGGLLGSTLATGTAHADATIPVDPSAGYGTWEGWGTSLAWWANAFGARDDFADLFFTTGTTTYGGTALPGLGLNIARYNLGACSWNSVGGETMTVSPNIPSFKQIEGYWQDWNNEDPTSSAWKWTADATQRAMLRKATARGAVSELFANSPMWWMCLNHNPSGAAAGGNNLQSWNHRRHASHLAAVALYARQNWGVDFATVEAFNEPSSAWWTATGTQEGCHIDSSVQSAVLPYLRAELDKRGLTGTRISASDETSYDLARTTWNSFSATTKGYVDRVNVHGYQGSGGRRDLLYTDVVTTAGKALWNSETGDGDGTGLALASNLLYDFRWLHPTAWVYWQVMDPSAGWAMIAYDASTLQPGAVQTKYYVMAQFSRHIRPGMTILDTGVSYAVAALDRTSKRLVIVAANTGATARTLTFDLSGFTTVTGGTGGLVPRWNTVTTGGADLYTPHTDIRLSGRTLTVPFAAKSVQTLQVDGVTP; this comes from the coding sequence ATGATCCGACGCAGAACGCTGCTCGCCGCGGCGGGCGGCGGCCTCCTGGGCAGCACCCTGGCCACGGGGACCGCCCACGCCGACGCCACGATCCCGGTCGACCCGTCGGCCGGCTACGGCACCTGGGAGGGCTGGGGCACCTCACTGGCCTGGTGGGCGAACGCCTTCGGCGCCCGGGACGACTTCGCGGACCTCTTCTTCACCACCGGTACGACGACGTACGGCGGCACCGCACTGCCCGGCCTCGGCCTGAACATCGCCCGCTACAACCTGGGCGCGTGCAGCTGGAACAGCGTGGGCGGCGAGACGATGACGGTTTCGCCGAACATCCCGTCCTTCAAGCAGATCGAGGGCTACTGGCAGGACTGGAACAACGAGGACCCCACCTCGTCGGCCTGGAAGTGGACGGCGGACGCCACCCAGCGCGCGATGCTGCGGAAGGCGACGGCGAGGGGCGCGGTGTCGGAGCTGTTCGCCAACTCCCCGATGTGGTGGATGTGCCTGAACCACAACCCGTCCGGGGCGGCCGCCGGCGGCAACAACCTCCAGTCGTGGAACCACCGCCGGCACGCCTCCCACCTCGCCGCCGTGGCCCTGTACGCCAGGCAGAACTGGGGGGTGGACTTCGCGACGGTGGAGGCCTTCAACGAGCCGTCCTCCGCGTGGTGGACGGCGACGGGCACCCAGGAGGGCTGCCACATCGACTCCTCCGTCCAGTCGGCCGTACTCCCTTATCTGCGAGCGGAGTTGGACAAGCGGGGCCTGACGGGCACGAGGATCTCGGCGTCGGACGAGACGAGCTACGACCTGGCCCGCACCACCTGGAACTCGTTCTCCGCCACCACCAAGGGCTACGTCGACCGCGTCAACGTCCACGGCTACCAGGGCTCGGGCGGCCGGCGCGACCTGCTGTACACGGACGTGGTCACCACTGCGGGCAAGGCCCTGTGGAACTCGGAGACCGGCGACGGCGACGGCACCGGCCTGGCCCTGGCGAGCAACCTCCTCTACGACTTCCGCTGGCTGCACCCGACGGCCTGGGTCTACTGGCAGGTGATGGACCCCAGCGCGGGCTGGGCGATGATCGCCTACGACGCGAGCACCCTCCAGCCGGGCGCAGTGCAGACGAAGTACTACGTCATGGCGCAGTTCAGCCGTCACATACGGCCGGGCATGACGATCCTGGACACCGGCGTGAGCTACGCGGTGGCGGCCCTGGACAGGACGTCGAAGCGCCTGGTGATCGTGGCCGCGAACACCGGCGCCACGGCCCGGACGCTCACCTTCGACCTGTCCGGGTTCACGACCGTGACGGGCGGGACGGGCGGCCTGGTCCCCCGCTGGAACACGGTGACGACGGGCGGCGCGGACCTCTACACACCCCACACGGACATCCGCCTGTCCGGCAGGACCCTGACGGTCCCGTTCGCGGCGAAGTCGGTGCAGACGCTCCAGGTGGACGGGGTGACGCCGTAG
- a CDS encoding DUF3427 domain-containing protein encodes MQPVAGVYEQLITEDVRRELGQLEALGWKAVDGEVGTESTPHVLARHIGEVVARRLNQLPADQQVTYANRILASLNADALAQSDPEPISAVAEGPRQLLALAKQEAPGAYAIRPLTPLSETSLLTNSPEDLSLGSELRAELATADRIDLLCAFVKWYGIRVLEDALRAAKERGVQIRVITTTYMGATDRHALDRLVRDFGATVKVNYEIRSTRLHAKAWLFRRDTGFDTAYVGSSNLSRAALLDGLEWNVRLSSIATPAVLDKFEATFEAYWNDSAFETYDPDLHGERLDGALAQAGGGTSASDLKINLSGLEVRPFPHQRDMLERLTVEREIRGRHRNLLVAATGTGKTVMAALDYRSLCRTSESTRPRLLFVAHRKEILKQSLRTYREVLDDASFGELLHAGTEPRAWDHVFASVQSLHVPRLEQLAHDHFDIIVIDEFHHATATTYRRVIDHFAPRELLGLTATPERMDGRNVQDEFFDGRIAAEMRLWEALENDLLCPFHYFGIPDGTDLTNLGWQKGAYTDQDLDNLYTGNHARARIVVKQIRDKVSHPGAMKALGFCVTKAHAHFMADFFRQAGFQAVALDSESPAELRARALTELRDGKLQVIFSVDLFNEGLDIPDVDTLLLLRPTNSATVFLQQLGRGLRRTETKPVLTVLDFIGQHRAEFRFEEQFRALTNLSRNRLVEHIERDFPLLPSGCQILLEGKSKDLVLNNIRTQLSANVRTLANEVRAYSTPRLSDYLRESRREVKELYKSGNSWTAVLRRAGLIQEAPAPGEAALLKRAHAFLHVDDPERAAAYLRLLDDDAPPYEELPATEQSYARMLFFNLWDDAGGFTSFQEGLDSLRPQQVFRDELRQVLSHVMEQADHVPIPLTGRLSKVPLRVHCAYNRSEILAALGVARFNGQMPRSFAQGVQWVEELRTDALLITLEKDEKDFSPTVRYKDYALSPTLFHWESQNSTAEDSRTGLRYRQHDDRHSHVLLFVRRYKNTDIGKSQPWMLLGPATFERHTGSKPMAITWRLKHQLPADVWTYAAITAS; translated from the coding sequence ATGCAACCGGTCGCTGGCGTGTACGAGCAGCTGATCACCGAGGATGTGCGCAGGGAGCTCGGCCAGCTCGAGGCCCTGGGGTGGAAGGCCGTCGATGGTGAAGTGGGCACCGAGTCGACGCCTCACGTGCTTGCCCGCCACATCGGTGAGGTGGTCGCGCGCAGGCTCAACCAACTCCCGGCCGACCAGCAGGTCACCTACGCCAACCGCATCCTGGCCTCCCTGAACGCCGACGCCCTTGCGCAGAGTGATCCGGAGCCCATAAGCGCAGTCGCGGAAGGCCCCCGCCAGTTGCTCGCGCTCGCCAAGCAGGAAGCACCGGGTGCGTACGCGATCCGTCCGCTCACCCCGCTTTCCGAGACGTCACTCCTCACGAACTCCCCGGAGGACCTCAGCCTCGGCTCGGAGCTGCGAGCCGAGCTCGCCACGGCGGACCGCATCGATCTGCTCTGCGCGTTCGTGAAGTGGTACGGCATCCGGGTCCTGGAAGACGCGCTGCGCGCCGCCAAGGAGCGAGGCGTACAGATCCGGGTCATCACGACCACGTACATGGGTGCCACCGACCGCCACGCGCTCGACCGTCTCGTCCGCGACTTCGGTGCCACCGTCAAGGTGAACTACGAGATCCGATCTACCCGCCTGCACGCCAAAGCGTGGCTGTTCCGGCGCGACACGGGCTTCGACACGGCCTACGTCGGCAGCTCGAACCTCTCCAGGGCCGCACTGCTGGATGGTCTGGAGTGGAACGTCCGTCTGTCCTCGATCGCAACGCCTGCGGTGCTGGACAAGTTCGAGGCGACCTTCGAGGCGTATTGGAACGACTCGGCCTTCGAGACCTACGACCCCGACCTGCACGGTGAGCGCCTCGACGGCGCACTGGCCCAGGCAGGTGGCGGCACCTCCGCCAGCGACCTGAAGATCAACCTGTCCGGTCTGGAGGTACGTCCCTTCCCGCACCAGCGGGACATGCTGGAGCGGCTCACCGTCGAACGGGAGATCCGCGGCCGGCACCGGAACCTGCTGGTCGCGGCGACCGGAACAGGCAAGACGGTGATGGCGGCCCTGGACTACCGGAGCCTGTGCAGGACTTCGGAGAGCACACGGCCGAGGCTGCTCTTCGTGGCCCACCGCAAGGAGATCCTCAAACAGTCGCTCCGCACCTACCGGGAAGTACTGGACGACGCCTCGTTCGGCGAGCTACTGCACGCCGGCACGGAGCCCCGCGCCTGGGACCACGTGTTCGCGAGCGTCCAGTCCCTCCATGTCCCGCGGCTTGAGCAACTGGCCCACGACCACTTCGACATCATCGTCATCGACGAGTTCCACCACGCCACCGCCACCACGTACCGGCGGGTTATCGACCACTTCGCACCGCGTGAGTTGCTGGGCCTCACCGCCACACCCGAGCGGATGGACGGCCGGAACGTCCAGGACGAGTTCTTCGACGGCCGAATCGCCGCCGAAATGCGACTGTGGGAGGCGCTGGAGAACGACCTGCTCTGCCCCTTCCACTACTTCGGCATTCCTGACGGCACAGACCTGACGAACCTCGGCTGGCAGAAGGGCGCCTACACCGACCAGGACCTGGACAACCTCTACACGGGCAACCACGCCCGCGCCCGGATCGTGGTGAAGCAGATCCGGGACAAGGTCTCCCATCCCGGCGCCATGAAGGCCCTGGGCTTCTGCGTCACCAAGGCGCACGCCCACTTCATGGCGGACTTCTTCCGCCAGGCCGGTTTCCAGGCCGTCGCTCTCGACAGTGAGTCTCCCGCCGAGTTGCGCGCCAGGGCCCTGACCGAGCTGCGCGACGGGAAACTCCAGGTGATTTTCTCCGTCGACCTCTTCAACGAGGGGCTGGACATCCCCGACGTCGACACACTGCTCCTCCTCCGTCCCACCAACAGCGCCACCGTCTTCCTCCAGCAGTTGGGGCGCGGTCTGCGGCGCACCGAAACAAAGCCCGTGCTCACCGTCCTCGACTTCATCGGGCAGCACCGGGCGGAGTTCCGCTTCGAGGAGCAGTTCCGCGCCCTCACCAATCTCTCGCGGAACCGACTCGTCGAGCACATCGAGCGGGACTTTCCGCTCCTGCCGTCGGGCTGCCAGATCCTTCTGGAGGGCAAGTCCAAAGACCTCGTCCTGAACAACATCCGCACTCAGCTCAGCGCCAACGTCCGAACGCTGGCGAACGAGGTCAGGGCGTACAGCACACCACGTCTGTCCGACTACCTCCGCGAGAGCCGCCGGGAGGTCAAGGAGCTCTACAAGAGCGGCAACTCCTGGACGGCTGTCCTCCGACGCGCCGGCCTGATCCAGGAGGCTCCGGCACCGGGTGAGGCAGCACTACTCAAGCGAGCCCACGCATTCCTCCACGTGGACGATCCCGAGCGCGCCGCGGCCTATCTCCGGCTCCTCGACGACGACGCCCCACCGTACGAGGAACTGCCTGCGACCGAGCAGTCGTATGCCCGCATGTTGTTCTTCAACCTCTGGGACGACGCGGGTGGGTTCACCAGCTTCCAGGAGGGTCTTGACTCGCTGCGTCCTCAGCAAGTGTTCAGGGACGAGCTGCGTCAGGTGCTGTCTCATGTCATGGAGCAGGCGGATCACGTCCCGATTCCGCTGACAGGCCGCCTCAGCAAGGTGCCGCTGAGGGTGCACTGCGCGTACAACCGATCCGAGATCCTCGCTGCCCTTGGTGTAGCTCGCTTCAACGGACAGATGCCCCGTTCCTTTGCCCAAGGAGTGCAGTGGGTCGAGGAGCTCCGGACGGACGCTCTGCTGATCACACTGGAGAAGGACGAGAAGGACTTCTCACCCACGGTCCGCTATAAGGACTACGCCTTGAGCCCGACGCTCTTCCACTGGGAATCCCAGAACTCGACCGCGGAGGACTCACGCACCGGGTTGCGATATCGACAGCACGACGATCGCCACAGCCATGTCCTGCTCTTCGTGCGCCGCTACAAGAACACCGACATAGGCAAGTCCCAGCCGTGGATGCTCCTTGGCCCGGCCACCTTCGAGCGCCACACGGGCAGCAAGCCGATGGCGATCACCTGGCGTCTGAAGCACCAGCTGCCAGCAGACGTCTGGACCTATGCGGCGATCACGGCGAGCTGA
- a CDS encoding DUF3592 domain-containing protein, translated as MPHPWPVVALFFAAFWTLVGAHGTRAALRARRSLDLLGVPGVRTRGEVANSARRVGTSYHPPQIRYQAPPPGHPTAPATRTYRQVPLNPGSPNALYRGTPVVLRYDPGDPSRAVVIRTAKSYSPTANLVWCVFCMALGIGLGVLALL; from the coding sequence ATGCCCCACCCCTGGCCCGTCGTGGCCCTCTTCTTCGCCGCGTTCTGGACGCTCGTCGGCGCCCACGGCACCCGTGCCGCCCTGCGCGCCCGCCGGTCACTGGACCTACTGGGCGTGCCGGGGGTCCGGACGAGAGGCGAGGTGGCCAACTCGGCCCGCCGGGTCGGCACGTCGTACCACCCGCCCCAGATCCGGTACCAGGCCCCACCACCCGGCCACCCCACCGCACCCGCCACCCGGACCTACCGCCAGGTCCCCCTGAACCCCGGCTCCCCCAACGCCCTCTACCGCGGCACCCCGGTCGTCCTCCGCTACGACCCGGGGGACCCAAGCCGCGCGGTGGTGATCCGCACGGCGAAGTCCTACTCGCCTACGGCGAATCTGGTCTGGTGCGTGTTTTGCATGGCACTCGGCATCGGGCTGGGCGTTCTTGCGCTTCTGTAA
- a CDS encoding zinc ribbon domain-containing protein gives MPPTCSHCEAQLAGQARFCGACGRPTRAPEPAPEPPPMPAAPPPPPRPAAAPAGPGNPAGTAALLRLAQGDWTGPARIVAYPVAVLLVLTLIVACVSSAQGGVFGQAFGAGLALVLTSVGAELEVALGEQSTTLTASAHLLAVPLTVTLLYAGAWWLGAVRHARRAEAMSERAAPGESALAGVRALLLGTVLTMVLAWVAGTSVPLMDPSTDGASNPMGLMGSEGSMGGGLPDVAERGVSLTVSSSPWAAGWWTALLAAAVLCRTLWRPAITAYVARGGSAQRARLWLTAARDALVCLAVPVAAGGVVSVLALVARGGSSALVPAVAFAPNLGVIALGFGFGVPFDLTLSGLPRVTDEFGGAATGSGDFGVSLFDLHQLSGWLWLSVLLGVGTVLLLSRTALRRGADQAARLRVLVCFVLLFTAAATVTGDSVDVSVEGSLVNVVQAFAADLLPAGAKAQVSVGLSVLGAALGAAVWAALGLFVVPRAARFLRGPGGMEAAGVWVAAAEGAGVDGAGVEGPLLDGIPAQRPAERPAAPAAPATLAAPPAPAPAPIAPPASASAPVPVAPPASAPAPAAAPGTGAATAPVPSAAPVALGRARAGGAGRAGGSGRAGGSGRARGSGRARGSGPGLGGDRVRRVRSR, from the coding sequence ATGCCTCCCACCTGCTCGCACTGCGAGGCCCAGTTGGCCGGACAGGCCCGCTTCTGCGGTGCCTGCGGCCGCCCCACCCGCGCTCCGGAGCCGGCACCGGAGCCACCGCCCATGCCGGCCGCACCCCCGCCCCCGCCACGGCCGGCCGCCGCTCCGGCCGGCCCCGGGAACCCCGCGGGCACCGCCGCGTTGCTGCGCCTGGCCCAGGGCGACTGGACCGGCCCCGCCCGCATCGTGGCCTACCCGGTCGCCGTGTTGCTGGTGCTGACCCTGATCGTGGCGTGCGTGTCCAGCGCCCAAGGAGGCGTGTTCGGGCAGGCGTTCGGCGCCGGCCTCGCGCTCGTGCTGACCTCGGTCGGCGCGGAGCTGGAAGTTGCCCTGGGCGAGCAGTCGACGACGCTCACGGCCTCGGCGCACCTGCTGGCCGTACCGCTCACCGTCACGCTGCTGTACGCCGGTGCCTGGTGGCTGGGCGCGGTACGGCACGCGAGGCGCGCCGAGGCGATGTCCGAGCGGGCGGCGCCGGGGGAGTCCGCCCTGGCCGGGGTACGCGCCCTGCTGCTCGGCACGGTGCTGACCATGGTGCTGGCCTGGGTGGCGGGCACGTCGGTTCCGCTCATGGACCCGTCGACCGACGGGGCGTCGAACCCCATGGGCCTGATGGGTTCCGAGGGGTCCATGGGCGGCGGCCTGCCGGACGTGGCCGAGCGGGGCGTCTCGCTCACCGTGTCGTCCTCGCCCTGGGCCGCGGGCTGGTGGACGGCGCTGCTGGCCGCCGCGGTGCTCTGCCGCACGCTGTGGCGTCCCGCGATCACGGCATACGTGGCACGCGGTGGATCGGCGCAGAGAGCCCGGCTGTGGCTGACGGCGGCTCGCGACGCGTTGGTGTGCCTGGCCGTGCCGGTCGCGGCGGGCGGTGTCGTGAGTGTCCTGGCGCTGGTGGCGCGGGGCGGGTCCTCGGCGCTGGTCCCCGCCGTCGCGTTCGCCCCCAACTTGGGCGTGATCGCCCTGGGGTTCGGGTTCGGTGTCCCGTTCGACCTCACGCTCTCCGGACTCCCGCGCGTGACGGACGAGTTCGGCGGCGCGGCGACGGGGAGCGGCGACTTCGGCGTCTCCCTGTTCGACCTCCACCAACTGAGCGGCTGGCTGTGGCTGTCGGTGCTGCTCGGCGTCGGTACGGTGCTGCTGCTGAGCAGGACCGCCCTCCGCCGGGGAGCGGACCAGGCGGCGCGCCTGCGGGTCCTGGTGTGCTTCGTACTGCTGTTCACGGCAGCGGCGACGGTGACCGGCGACAGCGTCGACGTCTCCGTCGAGGGCAGCCTCGTGAACGTGGTGCAGGCGTTCGCGGCCGATCTGCTTCCCGCCGGGGCGAAGGCGCAGGTCTCGGTCGGCCTCTCCGTGTTGGGCGCGGCGCTGGGGGCGGCCGTGTGGGCGGCCCTCGGCCTGTTCGTCGTCCCGAGGGCGGCGCGGTTCCTGCGGGGGCCGGGCGGGATGGAGGCGGCCGGGGTGTGGGTGGCCGCGGCGGAGGGGGCCGGGGTGGACGGGGCCGGGGTGGAGGGGCCTCTCCTCGACGGGATTCCCGCGCAGCGGCCGGCGGAGCGGCCCGCGGCTCCGGCCGCTCCCGCGACCCTCGCCGCTCCTCCTGCCCCCGCTCCTGCGCCTATTGCTCCTCCGGCCTCTGCCTCTGCTCCTGTGCCTGTTGCTCCTCCGGCCTCTGCCCCTGCTCCTGCGGCCGCGCCTGGGACCGGGGCCGCCACCGCTCCCGTGCCCTCGGCCGCGCCCGTCGCCCTCGGCCGCGCCCGCGCCGGAGGAGCCGGACGCGCCGGAGGCTCCGGACGCGCCGGAGGCTCCGGACGCGCCAGGGGCTCCGGACGCGCCAGGGGCTCTGGACCAGGACTCGGTGGAGATCGGGTACGTCGCGTCCGAAGCCGCTGA
- a CDS encoding GlxA family transcriptional regulator: MHSVAVLALDQVIPFDLSVPIDTFGWARLPDGRPGYRVRVCSPAGEVGAAAGAFAVRAPYGLEALAEADTIVLPGVADPARPLPPGVVDAVRAAAANGTRVASICVGAFVLAATGLLDGLRATTHWKAAGTLAERYPRIVVDPNVLYVDNGQFLTSAGAAAALDMCLHMIRRDHGSAVAAHAARMSVMPLEREGGQAQFIVHDLPPAPAGATLEPLLAWLEAHCDRDLTLDEIAAQARMSSRTLNRRFREQTGTTPLQWLHRARVRRAQYLLETTAYPVERIAAQAGFGSSTAFRDRFRRVVGTSPQAYRRSFQARSFQTQSFQTQSFQTEM, translated from the coding sequence ATGCACTCCGTGGCCGTCCTGGCGCTGGACCAGGTGATCCCGTTCGACCTGTCCGTCCCGATCGACACCTTCGGATGGGCCCGGCTGCCGGACGGCCGTCCCGGCTACCGGGTCCGGGTGTGCTCCCCGGCGGGGGAGGTGGGCGCCGCGGCCGGCGCCTTCGCGGTGCGGGCGCCGTACGGGCTGGAGGCACTGGCGGAGGCGGACACGATCGTCCTGCCCGGGGTGGCGGACCCGGCCCGCCCGCTGCCGCCCGGCGTGGTGGACGCGGTGCGCGCGGCGGCGGCGAACGGCACGCGCGTCGCGTCGATCTGCGTGGGCGCGTTCGTCCTCGCGGCCACCGGCCTGCTGGACGGCCTGCGGGCGACGACCCACTGGAAGGCGGCCGGGACGCTCGCGGAGAGGTACCCGCGGATCGTCGTGGATCCGAACGTCCTCTACGTCGACAACGGCCAGTTCCTCACCTCGGCGGGCGCCGCGGCGGCCCTGGACATGTGCCTGCACATGATCCGCAGGGACCACGGTTCGGCGGTCGCCGCGCACGCGGCCCGGATGTCCGTGATGCCGCTCGAACGGGAGGGCGGGCAGGCCCAGTTCATCGTCCACGACCTGCCCCCGGCCCCCGCCGGTGCGACCCTGGAGCCGCTGCTGGCCTGGCTGGAGGCCCACTGCGACCGTGACCTCACCCTGGACGAGATCGCGGCGCAGGCCCGCATGAGCAGCCGTACCCTCAACCGCCGTTTCCGCGAGCAGACGGGCACGACACCGCTGCAGTGGCTGCACCGGGCGCGGGTGCGGCGGGCGCAGTACCTGCTGGAGACGACGGCGTACCCGGTGGAGCGGATCGCCGCACAGGCGGGCTTCGGCTCCTCGACGGCCTTCAGGGATCGCTTCCGGCGGGTGGTCGGGACGAGCCCACAGGCGTACCGGCGGTCGTTCCAGGCGCGCTCGTTCCAGACACAGTCGTTCCAGACACAGTCGTTCCAGACAGAAATGTGA
- a CDS encoding DUF2267 domain-containing protein → MTVAAPQHRSTIPAPTPRPDTRDSAGEAGWLELTRAVREAGQYATAAEAEAVTRTVLSFLGTHVTGDERVALAQSLPPEAGRVVASQIPVVHPLPAREFVELVASRIEGSTPATARWDVSSVLGVLADQLDEPLTTRVLAQLPHGYAILFGRADLAPPMPSTAPTA, encoded by the coding sequence ATGACCGTGGCAGCCCCGCAGCACAGATCCACCATCCCCGCCCCGACCCCGCGTCCCGACACCCGCGACTCGGCCGGAGAGGCCGGCTGGCTGGAACTGACGCGGGCGGTGCGGGAGGCGGGTCAGTACGCGACGGCCGCGGAGGCCGAGGCGGTGACCCGTACCGTCCTGTCCTTCCTGGGCACGCACGTGACCGGCGACGAACGCGTGGCCCTGGCCCAGTCCCTCCCCCCGGAGGCGGGCAGGGTGGTCGCGTCCCAGATCCCGGTCGTCCACCCGCTGCCCGCCCGGGAGTTCGTGGAGCTGGTGGCGTCCCGCATCGAGGGCTCGACCCCCGCGACGGCCCGCTGGGACGTCAGCTCGGTCCTCGGCGTCCTGGCGGACCAGTTGGACGAACCCCTGACGACCCGGGTGCTGGCCCAACTCCCGCACGGTTACGCCATCCTGTTCGGCCGGGCGGACCTGGCGCCGCCGATGCCGTCGACGGCACCGACGGCGTAG
- a CDS encoding serine/threonine-protein kinase, with amino-acid sequence MADVYEGLDMRLRRPVAVKVFRPGPGPQTEESLAMEAVLLAGLQHPGLVTVYDSGRHEDRTYLVMQLVDGPSLHSLLTSGPLPQPRVAALGASLAGALAYVHRTDIVHRDVKPSNVLLDRAGNPHLADFGIALFADATRQTAPDVLTGTAAYLAPEQVEGGRVGPAADVYALGLVLLECLKGTPEYRGTPLEAALARLLRAPEVPAWLPSDFAGLLRSMTSQDPASRPDAAECAQVLAALTPESHPHEPLQTALTPDRGPSLPAPHPATNDLERTHRAAPVLPLRTHDRTEAPAPGAHRRHRLAVGALAALSVALGTTLAVAPGTSGTNANHTDAAATTPDHPRPAPKTKTPSGTPGTPAPKPTTPQAEPISRNLNLISSARPAQTHILSTTHRPPTTPEPENPPARHHPQKPATPPHPHPNPHGHPGKRHHDEGQDGED; translated from the coding sequence ATGGCCGACGTCTACGAGGGCCTCGACATGCGCCTCAGGCGGCCCGTGGCGGTCAAGGTCTTCCGGCCGGGCCCCGGCCCGCAGACCGAGGAGAGCCTCGCCATGGAGGCCGTCCTCCTCGCCGGCCTCCAGCACCCCGGACTGGTCACGGTGTACGACTCCGGCCGCCACGAGGACCGGACCTACCTGGTCATGCAACTGGTCGACGGCCCCAGCCTGCACAGCCTCCTGACGAGCGGACCGCTGCCCCAGCCGCGTGTGGCCGCGCTCGGCGCCTCCCTGGCCGGGGCGCTGGCCTACGTCCACAGGACCGACATAGTCCACCGCGACGTCAAGCCATCGAACGTCCTGCTGGACCGGGCCGGGAACCCCCACCTGGCGGACTTCGGCATCGCGCTCTTCGCGGACGCCACCCGCCAGACCGCACCCGACGTGCTGACGGGCACGGCCGCCTATCTGGCACCGGAGCAGGTGGAGGGCGGACGCGTCGGCCCGGCCGCCGACGTCTACGCGCTCGGACTGGTCCTGCTGGAGTGCCTGAAGGGAACACCGGAGTACCGGGGCACCCCGCTGGAGGCAGCGCTCGCCCGCCTCCTGCGCGCCCCCGAAGTCCCCGCCTGGCTCCCCTCGGACTTCGCCGGCCTGCTGCGGTCGATGACGTCCCAGGACCCGGCGTCCCGCCCGGACGCGGCCGAGTGCGCGCAGGTCCTCGCCGCCCTGACCCCCGAGAGCCATCCGCACGAGCCGCTGCAGACAGCCCTCACCCCGGACCGGGGCCCGTCCCTACCGGCGCCGCACCCCGCCACGAACGACCTGGAGCGAACGCACCGGGCGGCCCCTGTCCTGCCGCTCCGCACCCATGACCGAACAGAAGCGCCAGCACCGGGCGCCCACCGCCGCCACCGCCTGGCGGTGGGCGCCCTGGCCGCGCTCTCCGTGGCTCTGGGCACGACCCTCGCCGTCGCCCCGGGCACCAGCGGAACGAACGCCAACCACACGGACGCGGCCGCGACCACCCCCGACCACCCACGCCCCGCCCCGAAGACCAAGACCCCCAGCGGCACCCCCGGCACCCCGGCCCCCAAGCCGACCACCCCCCAGGCCGAGCCCATATCCAGGAACCTCAACCTGATCTCGTCGGCCCGCCCGGCCCAGACACACATCCTCTCGACCACGCACCGCCCCCCGACCACCCCCGAGCCCGAGAACCCCCCCGCCCGACACCACCCCCAGAAACCAGCCACTCCACCGCACCCGCACCCGAACCCGCACGGCCATCCCGGCAAGCGGCATCACGACGAGGGACAGGATGGGGAGGACTGA